One part of the Sorangiineae bacterium MSr11954 genome encodes these proteins:
- a CDS encoding helix-turn-helix transcriptional regulator has product MGPKSNLPQPDIVGRALERIGKKPLLDETCIVHRAFALLADKWTLLVLLALMHGRKRYSALQRQIGGVSPKMLTQTLRALEEHGLVEREVFPEVPPRVEYALTDFGRTLSEPLASLCEWAVEHEGRLRAVLASERSRG; this is encoded by the coding sequence TTGGGGCCGAAGAGCAACCTGCCGCAACCGGACATCGTGGGACGCGCGCTCGAGCGCATCGGGAAGAAGCCGCTCCTCGACGAGACCTGCATCGTCCATCGCGCGTTCGCGCTCCTCGCCGACAAGTGGACATTGCTGGTCCTCCTCGCGTTGATGCACGGGCGAAAACGCTACAGCGCGCTTCAACGCCAGATCGGCGGTGTCTCACCCAAGATGCTGACGCAAACGCTGCGGGCGCTCGAGGAGCACGGGCTGGTGGAGCGGGAGGTCTTCCCCGAGGTGCCTCCGCGCGTCGAGTACGCCCTCACGGATTTCGGGCGAACCTTGAGCGAGCCGCTGGCGAGCTTGTGCGAATGGGCCGTCGAGCACGAGGGGCGCCTGCGCGCCGTGCTCGCGTCGGAGCGCTCGCGCGGGTGA
- a CDS encoding NAD(P)H-binding protein, with amino-acid sequence MTIAISTASGNIGLRAAERVIEAGAKAVLFARQSDKVAHLAARGAVIAPISSDDAAGIIAASAGAKALLWVTPPKLDEPTLHGWYMRCAEAALAAVRQNGIARVVHISSLGAASAGPGLGTLTYVAEVERMFDEAVANVMHLRPGFFMENLLRRVESIRRGVLHFPFAPDHAIPFISADDIGDVAAACLLDDRWEGHHARDLTGPAYVTLPEVAAILSSALGRPLRYERQSVESSIAPLAAYGATPGVQRELGELQRALSDPAGPYAPPHTPGEVTPTTLAAFATKKLGPLFP; translated from the coding sequence ATGACGATCGCCATCTCCACCGCATCCGGAAACATCGGCCTGCGCGCCGCCGAGAGGGTCATCGAAGCGGGCGCAAAGGCCGTCCTCTTCGCCCGCCAATCCGACAAAGTGGCCCACCTCGCCGCGCGCGGCGCCGTCATCGCGCCCATCAGCAGCGACGATGCTGCGGGGATCATCGCCGCGTCGGCCGGCGCCAAGGCGCTGCTCTGGGTCACCCCGCCGAAGCTCGACGAGCCGACCCTTCACGGTTGGTACATGCGCTGCGCCGAAGCCGCGCTGGCGGCCGTTCGCCAGAATGGGATCGCCCGCGTGGTGCACATCAGCAGCCTGGGCGCGGCCAGCGCCGGACCGGGCCTCGGTACGCTCACGTACGTGGCCGAGGTGGAGCGGATGTTCGACGAGGCCGTTGCCAACGTGATGCATTTGCGACCGGGCTTCTTCATGGAGAACCTGCTCCGGCGCGTCGAATCCATCCGGCGCGGGGTGCTCCACTTCCCCTTCGCGCCCGATCACGCGATCCCCTTCATCAGCGCCGACGACATCGGCGACGTCGCCGCCGCTTGCCTGCTCGACGATCGTTGGGAAGGGCATCACGCGCGCGATCTCACGGGCCCCGCCTATGTGACCTTGCCCGAGGTGGCGGCGATCCTCTCCTCCGCCCTCGGGCGACCCCTTCGCTACGAGCGGCAAAGCGTGGAGTCCTCGATCGCCCCCCTCGCCGCCTACGGCGCAACCCCGGGTGTGCAGCGGGAGCTGGGCGAGCTGCAGCGGGCGCTCTCGGATCCGGCGGGTCCTTATGCGCCGCCGCACACGCCCGGCGAGGTTACCCCTACGACCTTGGCGGCCTTTGCGACGAAGAAGCTCGGGCCCCTTTTTCCATAA
- a CDS encoding nuclear transport factor 2 family protein — protein sequence MGKSKWHDSPRRAAREAAAAHLERIGRDLEAWMELFDERAIIEFPYAPSLGTPARLEGKAAIRSYMADILPQMKDLAFTDVRITETRDPDVVFVESHGEAHIDASGRHLSRYAQDYVMRLETRDGKIVHYREYWNPLPAVQAFGGAGALRELLQPSSEGAPRA from the coding sequence ATGGGCAAAAGCAAATGGCACGATTCCCCGCGGAGGGCTGCTCGCGAAGCGGCGGCCGCCCACTTGGAGCGAATTGGACGCGACTTGGAGGCTTGGATGGAGCTCTTCGATGAAAGGGCCATCATCGAGTTTCCCTACGCACCTTCGCTCGGCACGCCGGCGAGGCTCGAGGGAAAGGCGGCGATCCGCAGCTACATGGCGGACATCCTCCCGCAGATGAAGGACCTCGCCTTCACCGATGTACGCATCACGGAGACGCGCGATCCCGACGTGGTCTTCGTGGAGAGCCACGGAGAAGCGCACATCGACGCATCCGGCAGGCACCTCTCCCGCTATGCGCAAGATTACGTGATGCGTCTCGAGACCCGCGACGGCAAGATCGTTCACTACCGTGAATATTGGAATCCGCTTCCAGCGGTCCAGGCGTTCGGCGGAGCCGGTGCTCTGCGCGAGCTCCTCCAACCCTCCTCCGAAGGAGCACCCCGCGCATGA
- a CDS encoding DUF2403 domain-containing lipoprotein, protein MNTFSLHVRWLRVAALAVGLGGGAIVACGTSSGDLPGGSTGQSDASAPPQGPGPAGDPNTGVWTDLGNTHAPDHTSAIATNEGVVTRGGTMTFTNIGAPGYWGRVIEAEPGDPRCDVQSETIHYDWGNAFCCRTKHVVTSNTLTPFNEQITMVLDGPLRVKQMAVYQPLAGNGGPWAIRSFWDRRAPDRPYNLHFSGPKKSTTFSGDLGNSCTFFAMQEKPFRCGHGSDPYCPGSDLDFDGWPGSKLVVLLASMPYADDPTMKPSSCIGAGQNERQQDSPWVGIAPSELSRDGWSGYNPCHCFANTNAAVGDGCGQINVFEVIAEASGSKWGNRDIISTGVRSYQVGSLGGATCGIDGCQIGKFPTDADLLDANSLTAMPAGAVIDADHRATAAGPVWRRARDDRYYLFLLDEASRTVQVAVIHPQSVPEAARTIVPALPNTLSRSAIEGFVHLRLPR, encoded by the coding sequence ATGAACACCTTTTCCTTGCACGTTCGATGGCTGCGCGTCGCGGCGCTCGCCGTAGGCCTCGGCGGGGGAGCCATCGTGGCTTGCGGCACGAGCTCCGGCGATCTCCCCGGAGGCTCGACCGGTCAATCCGACGCCAGCGCGCCGCCGCAGGGCCCCGGGCCGGCCGGCGATCCGAATACGGGGGTGTGGACCGATCTCGGAAATACCCACGCCCCCGACCACACATCGGCGATCGCCACCAACGAGGGCGTGGTGACCCGCGGCGGGACCATGACCTTCACCAACATCGGCGCGCCGGGCTATTGGGGGCGCGTGATCGAGGCCGAGCCCGGCGATCCACGCTGCGACGTTCAATCGGAGACGATCCACTACGACTGGGGAAATGCGTTTTGCTGCCGGACCAAGCACGTCGTGACCTCGAATACGTTGACCCCCTTCAACGAGCAGATCACGATGGTGCTCGACGGCCCGCTGCGGGTAAAGCAAATGGCCGTCTACCAACCGCTCGCCGGCAACGGTGGCCCCTGGGCGATTCGCTCGTTCTGGGACCGGCGCGCGCCCGATCGCCCGTACAACCTTCATTTCTCGGGGCCGAAGAAGAGCACGACCTTCTCCGGGGATCTGGGAAATAGCTGCACCTTCTTTGCCATGCAGGAAAAGCCATTTCGGTGTGGCCATGGAAGCGATCCCTATTGCCCGGGCTCCGATCTCGACTTCGACGGCTGGCCCGGCTCGAAGCTGGTCGTCCTTTTGGCGTCGATGCCCTACGCGGACGATCCCACGATGAAGCCCTCGAGCTGCATCGGCGCAGGGCAAAACGAGCGCCAGCAGGACTCCCCCTGGGTGGGCATCGCGCCGTCGGAGCTCTCGCGCGACGGTTGGTCGGGCTACAACCCTTGCCACTGCTTCGCGAACACGAACGCCGCCGTGGGCGACGGCTGCGGGCAGATCAACGTCTTCGAGGTCATCGCCGAGGCGTCGGGCTCCAAATGGGGAAACCGCGACATCATCAGCACCGGCGTTCGCTCGTACCAAGTTGGCTCCTTGGGCGGGGCGACGTGCGGCATCGATGGCTGCCAAATCGGAAAGTTCCCGACCGACGCCGATCTGCTCGACGCCAATAGCCTCACCGCGATGCCCGCAGGCGCCGTGATCGACGCCGACCATCGCGCGACGGCCGCCGGCCCCGTCTGGCGGCGCGCACGGGACGATCGCTATTACCTCTTCTTGCTCGATGAAGCATCGCGCACCGTACAGGTCGCGGTCATCCATCCCCAAAGCGTCCCCGAGGCGGCCCGGACCATCGTCCCCGCGCTACCGAATACGCTTTCGCGCTCGGCCATCGAGGGATTCGTGCACCTGCGTCTGCCGCGATGA
- a CDS encoding glycoside hydrolase family protein, with protein sequence MPSRAVWDVEADPHVFRYAWFTGRFDPQPAVDLLRPTAGGLSPLGQQYIALPRTGP encoded by the coding sequence ATGCCCTCTCGAGCGGTGTGGGATGTGGAGGCCGATCCCCATGTCTTCCGTTATGCGTGGTTTACGGGTCGCTTCGATCCCCAGCCCGCCGTCGACCTTCTCCGGCCGACGGCGGGTGGGCTCTCGCCGTTGGGGCAGCAGTACATCGCGTTGCCGCGCACGGGGCCCTGA